A genomic window from Planctomycetota bacterium includes:
- a CDS encoding MoxR family ATPase — protein sequence MEEVNRPLGEGDLAAVQKLKSAYDKMRSELSRAIVGQEKVLEQLLISIFSKGHCILIGVPGLAKTLMVRSLAQTLSLSFNRIQFTPDLMPSDITGTDVIQEDQATGQRCMQYIKGPIFANVLLADEINRTPPKTQAALLEAMQELQVTAGGKKYTLEQPFFVLATQNPIEQEGTYPLPEAQLDRFMFNIMVEYPSEQEELDIMKLTTSPFDMTLNKVLNREEIMHLQDIVRRVPIADVVMKYAINLTRQTRVHTEMAPEFIKEWVSWGAGPRASQYLIIGAKARAVLQGRYYVSIEDIQAVAHPVLRHRIITNFSAEAEGVTPNKIVDKLLQITPTTESELTKDEKLPDVIQPSIKE from the coding sequence ATGGAAGAGGTAAATAGACCACTTGGGGAAGGAGACCTGGCGGCAGTGCAGAAGCTTAAAAGCGCTTACGATAAAATGCGCTCTGAATTATCCCGCGCCATTGTCGGGCAGGAAAAAGTCCTGGAACAACTGCTTATTTCCATCTTTTCCAAAGGGCATTGCATCTTAATCGGCGTGCCGGGCCTGGCAAAAACATTGATGGTCCGCTCGCTCGCCCAGACCTTGTCGCTTTCATTCAACCGCATCCAGTTCACGCCGGACCTCATGCCGTCTGATATCACCGGAACGGACGTCATCCAGGAAGACCAGGCAACCGGACAGCGCTGCATGCAGTATATCAAGGGGCCGATTTTCGCCAACGTGCTTCTGGCGGATGAAATCAACCGCACCCCGCCCAAGACACAGGCCGCGCTCCTGGAAGCCATGCAGGAACTGCAGGTCACGGCCGGCGGCAAGAAATATACTTTGGAACAGCCTTTCTTCGTCCTGGCAACCCAAAACCCGATTGAACAGGAAGGCACTTATCCCCTGCCGGAAGCGCAACTCGACCGATTCATGTTCAACATCATGGTCGAATACCCCAGCGAACAGGAAGAACTGGATATCATGAAACTTACCACCTCGCCGTTTGATATGACCTTAAACAAAGTATTAAACCGCGAAGAAATAATGCACCTGCAGGATATCGTCCGCCGGGTGCCCATTGCGGATGTGGTCATGAAATACGCCATCAACCTAACCAGGCAAACCCGCGTCCATACGGAAATGGCGCCGGAATTTATCAAGGAATGGGTATCCTGGGGAGCCGGCCCGCGCGCCTCGCAATACCTCATTATCGGCGCCAAGGCACGGGCGGTCCTTCAGGGAAGGTATTACGTTTCCATCGAAGATATCCAGGCGGTTGCCCATCCGGTCTTAAGGCATAGGATTATCACCAATTTCTCCGCCGAAGCGGAAGGCGTCACCCCGAATAAGATTGTCGATAAGCTCCTGCAGATTACGCCGACTACGGAAAGCGAGCTGACCAAGGATGAAAAACTTCCTGATGTGATTCAACCGAGCATAAAGGAGTAA